A window of Anaerolineae bacterium contains these coding sequences:
- the lysS gene encoding lysine--tRNA ligase yields MELPDQFYHRLRKLEKLRELGIDPYPARVRRTHSIKEAREAFEQDEKFGQEKIFLTGRLIAFRNMGGLTFTHIADGTGKIQLMFRRDLLGEERYRFFLDFFDIGDFIEACGNIFRTRTGEITLLVEDYRLLAKSLHPLPEKWHGLQDVELRYRRRYLDLLANEEVREIFVIRSKIITAMRRFLDSKGFLEVETPILQPLYGGAAARPFETWYHALESSFYLRISDELYLKRLIVGGFDKVYEIGKDFRNEGVDARHNPEFTMMECYQAYADYHDMMRLTEEMIAYIAMEALGTTTITYAGKKIELSPPWPRTTMRELLIEHTGIDFEEYRDLESLREAIRNRGLRVDPKPTWGKQIDELFKEYVEPHLTGPIFVMDYPVEISPLAKRKPEAPHLVERFEGFIGGMEIANAFSELNDPLDQRERFLEQARARERGDEETHPVDEDFILALMHGMPPTGGLGVGIDRLTMVLTDKQSIREVILFPHLRAL; encoded by the coding sequence CTGGAACTACCCGATCAGTTTTACCATCGCTTGCGCAAGCTGGAAAAACTACGGGAACTTGGGATAGACCCCTACCCGGCAAGAGTCCGGCGGACTCATTCCATCAAAGAGGCGCGAGAAGCCTTTGAGCAGGATGAAAAATTTGGACAGGAAAAAATATTCCTCACCGGAAGGCTTATCGCTTTCCGCAACATGGGGGGCCTCACTTTCACCCACATAGCCGACGGCACCGGTAAAATCCAGCTGATGTTTCGCCGCGACCTTCTGGGGGAGGAACGGTATCGCTTTTTCCTGGACTTTTTTGACATCGGAGACTTTATAGAAGCCTGCGGTAACATCTTCCGGACCCGCACTGGGGAAATAACTTTATTGGTGGAAGATTACCGCCTCCTGGCCAAATCCCTTCACCCTCTCCCGGAAAAATGGCACGGCCTTCAGGATGTGGAACTTCGCTACCGCCGGCGGTATCTGGACCTGCTGGCCAATGAAGAAGTGCGGGAAATTTTCGTTATAAGGAGCAAGATAATCACCGCCATGCGCCGGTTTTTGGACTCCAAAGGCTTTCTGGAGGTGGAAACTCCCATCCTTCAGCCCCTGTACGGTGGCGCAGCAGCGAGGCCCTTTGAAACCTGGTATCATGCTCTGGAGAGCTCCTTCTACCTGCGCATTTCTGACGAACTTTACCTTAAACGCTTAATAGTGGGTGGGTTTGATAAAGTTTACGAAATAGGCAAGGATTTCCGGAACGAAGGGGTGGACGCTCGCCACAACCCGGAATTCACTATGATGGAATGCTACCAGGCCTATGCCGATTACCACGACATGATGCGCCTTACGGAGGAAATGATAGCCTACATAGCCATGGAAGCCCTTGGCACCACCACCATAACTTACGCTGGGAAGAAAATAGAGCTATCGCCACCCTGGCCGAGAACTACCATGAGAGAACTGCTTATTGAACACACAGGCATAGACTTCGAAGAATACAGAGACCTGGAGAGCCTCAGGGAGGCCATCAGAAACAGAGGCCTCAGGGTAGACCCTAAACCTACATGGGGCAAACAGATAGATGAATTGTTCAAAGAGTATGTAGAACCACACCTTACGGGCCCTATATTCGTCATGGACTATCCGGTGGAAATCTCTCCTTTGGCCAAGCGCAAGCCTGAAGCTCCCCACTTGGTAGAGCGGTTTGAAGGCTTCATTGGAGGCATGGAAATTGCTAATGCCTTCAGCGAGCTTAATGACCCTCTGGACCAAAGGGAGAGATTTCTGGAGCAGGCCAGAGCTCGTGAGAGAGGGGACGAAGAAACGCACCCTGTTGATGAAGATTTTATCTTAGCCCTGATGCATGGAATGCCTCCGACTGGAGGCTTGGGCGTAGGCATTGATCGCCTGACAATGGTATTGACCGATAAACAATCCATAAGGGA
- the gltX gene encoding glutamate--tRNA ligase: MTVRVRFAPSPTGYLHVGGARTALFNWLFARRHGGSFILRIEDTDRTRYVPDSLEDIMEGLRWLGLEWDEGPAVGGPYGPYFQSQRLELYQKYAHILIERGWAYKCFCSQERLERLREEQRRKKQPPSYDRHCRFLSDEERAALEAEGRSYVIRLKVPLEGKTSFRDLIHGEITVNNVNIEDLVLLKSDGYPTYHLANVVDDHFMKITHVMRADEWIPSTPKHVLLYQGFGWEPPQFAHLPLILSPTGKGKLSKRKTIGADGRVYPVLVREFREAGYLPEAMFNFLALVGWSYDDRTEIMTKEQLIERFSLERVKSSPASFSYDKLEWMNGYYIRQLDPNDLAGRLTLFLKKAGFQVEFETVKPIVPLIQERIKTLGDAVALVDFFFQEEISYEPEALVGDKMTPRESLEALRRAYEKIMELPDFEEKALEEALRGLAAEMGLKAGQLFGIIRTAVTGKKVSPPLFGTMAILGRERTLARMEKALKLLGKLAS, translated from the coding sequence GTGACGGTAAGAGTTCGCTTTGCACCGAGTCCCACCGGTTACCTTCATGTAGGAGGGGCAAGAACAGCCCTCTTCAACTGGCTCTTTGCCCGTCGCCACGGGGGCTCTTTCATCCTCAGAATAGAGGACACTGACCGCACCCGTTACGTCCCTGATTCCCTGGAAGATATAATGGAGGGCCTCAGGTGGCTTGGGCTGGAGTGGGATGAAGGACCAGCTGTAGGAGGACCCTATGGACCTTACTTCCAATCCCAGCGCCTTGAACTCTACCAGAAATATGCTCATATATTGATCGAGCGAGGCTGGGCCTACAAATGCTTTTGCTCCCAGGAAAGACTTGAGCGCTTGAGAGAAGAGCAGCGGCGCAAAAAACAACCCCCAAGTTACGACCGCCACTGCCGCTTCCTCTCCGATGAGGAAAGAGCAGCTCTGGAAGCCGAAGGGAGAAGCTACGTTATCCGCCTTAAAGTCCCTCTGGAGGGTAAAACCTCCTTCCGCGACCTAATCCATGGGGAGATTACCGTTAATAACGTAAACATTGAAGACCTCGTCCTCCTGAAATCCGATGGCTATCCCACCTATCACTTAGCCAACGTGGTGGATGACCACTTCATGAAGATAACCCACGTGATGCGGGCCGATGAGTGGATACCCTCAACCCCCAAGCATGTTCTGCTCTACCAGGGCTTCGGTTGGGAGCCACCTCAGTTCGCTCATCTGCCCTTAATCCTTTCCCCAACAGGCAAAGGGAAACTCAGCAAACGCAAGACCATAGGAGCTGACGGTCGCGTCTATCCTGTGCTGGTGAGAGAGTTTCGGGAAGCAGGCTATCTTCCTGAGGCCATGTTCAACTTCCTGGCTCTGGTGGGGTGGTCATACGATGACCGCACTGAAATTATGACAAAAGAACAGCTCATTGAGCGTTTCTCCCTGGAAAGAGTTAAATCCTCTCCAGCTTCTTTCTCCTATGACAAGCTGGAATGGATGAACGGCTATTACATCCGGCAGCTTGACCCCAACGACCTGGCCGGCAGGCTGACGCTTTTCCTCAAGAAAGCGGGCTTTCAGGTTGAATTTGAAACAGTAAAGCCTATCGTCCCCCTCATTCAGGAAAGGATAAAGACCCTGGGCGACGCTGTAGCCCTGGTGGATTTCTTCTTCCAGGAAGAGATAAGCTACGAGCCGGAGGCCCTCGTAGGAGATAAGATGACCCCTCGTGAATCCCTGGAAGCACTTCGGCGTGCTTACGAGAAGATCATGGAACTGCCGGACTTTGAGGAAAAAGCCCTTGAAGAGGCCCTCAGAGGGCTCGCAGCTGAAATGGGCCTCAAAGCCGGTCAGCTTTTTGGCATCATAAGGACGGCTGTGACCGGGAAGAAGGTTTCTCCTCCTCTCTTCGGCACTATGGCGATTCTGGGAAGGGAACGGACTTTGGCCAGAATGGAAAAAGCCCTGAAACTTCTGGGAAAATTGGCCTCATGA
- the greA gene encoding transcription elongation factor GreA, protein MEKQTKVFYLTPEGKKKLEEELEYLRTVRRAEIAQQIHQAKAEGDVSENAGYEEAKTAQAFLEGRIMTLEKILENAVIIERPEGNDRVCLGSKVTLLEEGNTEPETYLIVGSTEADPLQGRISNESPLGRALMGAKVGDTVVVNAPAGRIVFKIISIE, encoded by the coding sequence ATGGAAAAGCAAACAAAAGTTTTCTACCTGACGCCCGAAGGCAAGAAAAAGCTGGAAGAAGAACTGGAATACCTCCGGACTGTAAGGAGGGCCGAGATTGCCCAACAGATTCACCAGGCCAAAGCTGAAGGAGACGTATCGGAGAATGCTGGTTACGAAGAAGCCAAAACAGCTCAAGCCTTCCTGGAAGGTAGGATAATGACTCTGGAAAAAATCCTGGAAAACGCTGTAATCATTGAAAGGCCCGAAGGGAACGACCGGGTGTGCCTCGGGTCAAAGGTGACCCTCCTGGAAGAAGGGAACACTGAACCGGAAACCTACCTGATCGTGGGTTCCACCGAAGCGGATCCGCTCCAGGGCCGCATATCCAACGAATCACCTCTGGGCAGAGCTCTTATGGGAGCAAAGGTTGGCGATACAGTAGTAGTTAACGCCCCCGCCGGCCGCATTGTCTTCAAGATCATAAGCATTGAGTAA
- a CDS encoding NUDIX hydrolase has protein sequence MKREYPETPIPAVGAVIIHQGKVLLVKRSKEPSRGYWSIPGGVIELGERAREAIKREVKEECGIEIEVGPVLEVVDSIHRDAEGRLRFHYVIVDFLAFPKELGVCPSSDVEEVRWFSPEELEEVPLPPGTEELLQRAISLYSSRGR, from the coding sequence ATGAAACGCGAATACCCTGAGACCCCAATTCCTGCTGTAGGAGCAGTGATAATTCACCAGGGCAAAGTTCTCCTGGTTAAAAGGAGCAAGGAACCTTCCAGAGGATACTGGAGCATACCTGGCGGAGTCATTGAACTGGGAGAAAGAGCCCGGGAAGCCATTAAACGAGAAGTAAAGGAGGAATGCGGCATTGAAATAGAAGTAGGGCCAGTTCTGGAAGTGGTGGACAGCATCCATCGGGATGCCGAGGGCAGACTTCGCTTTCATTACGTAATTGTGGATTTTCTGGCTTTTCCTAAAGAACTGGGAGTTTGTCCTTCTTCCGACGTAGAAGAGGTCCGCTGGTTCTCCCCCGAAGAACTTGAAGAAGTCCCCCTCCCCCCTGGCACCGAAGAACTCCTCCAGCGGGCTATTTCTCTCTATAGTTCGCGGGGGAGATGA